The following are encoded in a window of Camarhynchus parvulus chromosome 1A, STF_HiC, whole genome shotgun sequence genomic DNA:
- the LOC115910578 gene encoding LOW QUALITY PROTEIN: glioma pathogenesis-related protein 1-like (The sequence of the model RefSeq protein was modified relative to this genomic sequence to represent the inferred CDS: substituted 1 base at 1 genomic stop codon), which translates to MKITFFSAALLLLDFFSCFHAYLQYPLPDIEDAKFIEDCVRAHNTFRSKVNPPASNMFHMSWDAALAKSAKAWAKKCKFKHNTYLEMPGKMHPTFRFVGENIWTGTAHIFSVEAALRSWFNEVSSYDFSTNTCTGMCGHYTQVVWAESYKAGCAVHFCSTVENFPGLSKAAHFVCDYGPAXVDCGIWVLGNYPGKPYKEGQPCSRCSNEKCVDRLCENTEREKLISYANWYPDWDTQPQPPQPHPPRPPAPSHVPPAEHPRPSCDQHCLSVLILRPLFLVLSAGAVFLVQQRFPHTFFYE; encoded by the exons atgaaaatcacatttttctctgctgcattgCTCTTACTGGATTTCTTCAGTTGCTTTCATGCTTATCTGCAATATCCCTTGCCTGACATAGAAGATGCAAAGTTCATTGAAGATTGTGTGAGAGCTCACAACACATTTCGATCCAAAGTGAATCCACCAGCCAGCAATATGTTTCACATG TCCTGGGATGCTGCTTTAGCTAAGAGTGCCAAAGCATGGGCAAAGAAGTGCAAGTTTAAGCACAATACCTACCTTGAAATGCCAGGAAAAATGCACCCCACCTTTCGCTTTGTTGGAGAGAACATCTGGACTGGCACAGCCCACATCTTCTCCGTGGAGGCAGCTCTCAGGTCCTGGTTTAATGAAGTCAGCAGCTATGATTTCAGCACCAACACATGTACTGGCATGTGTGGTCACTACACTCA GGTGGTCTGGGCAGAGAGTTACAAAGCTGGATGTGCAGTTCACTTCTGCAGTACAGTTGAAAATTTTCCAGGACTGtccaaagcagcacattttGTTTGTGACTATGGACCAGCATGAGTTGATTGTggcatttgggtttt GGGGAATTACCCAGGAAAACCATATAAAGAAGGACAACCATGCAGTAGATGCAGCAACGAGAAGTGTGTAGACAGGCTCTGTG aaaatacagaacGTGAGAAGCTGATAA GTTATGCCAACTGGTATCCAGACTGGGAtacacagccccagccaccaCAGCCCCATCCCCCCAGGCCTCCCGCGCCATCACACGTCCCACCTGCTGAGCACCCACGACCCTCTTGTGACCAACACTGTCttagtgttttaattttaaggcCACTGTTTCTTGTATTGAGTGCTGGTGCTGTATTTCTAGTACAACAGCGATTTCCACACACTTTTTTTTATGAGTAA
- the LOC115910397 gene encoding glioma pathogenesis-related protein 1-like translates to MTGRFSACALALLLFCYSSDSYDPSTVPDPRDPEFIKQCVETHNTLRSRVDPPASNMLWMSWDPDLAKTAKAWAKKCLFKHNIHLKERGKVHPRFAFIGENIWTGSLSAFTVKGALAAWYAEVENYDYETNKCTRVCGHYTQVVWATSYKVGCAVHYCPTVQYISIRNAAHFVCNYGPPGNYPVRPYKTGTACSECGGEKCTMTMCQNEERDKVIEDSKWQPEWDRPACDEFCISVIVLRLILLILTFVASWLLPKYWSLIPASG, encoded by the exons ATGACAGGCAGATTTTCTGCTTGTGCGCTGGCTTTACTACTCTTTTGTTATTCCTCTGATTCTTATGATCCGTCGACAGTACCTGATCCTCGGGATCCAGAGTTTATTAAGCAATGTGTGGAAACCCACAACACACTGCGGTCCAGAGTGGATCCACCAGCCAGCAACATGCTCTGGATG AGTTGGGATCCAGATTTGGCAAAGACTGCAAAAGCTTGGGCAAAGAAATGCTTATTTAAACATAATATACATCTCAAAGAGCGAGGGAAAGTTCACCCCAGATTTGCTTTTATTGGAGAAAACATCTGGACTGGCTCACTTTCTGCCTTTACCGTGAAAGGAGCCCTCGCCGCTTGGTACGCCGAGGTCGAAAACTACGATTATGAGACCAATAAGTGCACTAGAGTATGTGGCCACTATACACAG GTAGTTTGGGCTACAAGCTACAAGGTTGGTTGTGCTGTGCACTACTGTCCCACGGTGCAATACATCTCCATACGCAACGCGGCACACTTCGTCTGCAACTATGGGCCACC TGGGAATTACCCGGTGCGCCCATACAAGACGGGGACAGCGTGCAGCGAGTGCGGTGGTGAGAAGTGTACCATGACGATGTGTC aaAATGAAGAGCGTGACAAAGTAATTG AGGATTCCAAGTGGCAACCAGAATGGGACAGGCCTGCGTGTGATGAGTTCTGTATCTCCGTTATTGTTTTAAGATTAATACTCCTTATACTGACATTTGTGGCCTCATGGCTCTTACCAAAATACTGGTCTCTAATACCTGCCAGTGGGTAA
- the KRR1 gene encoding KRR1 small subunit processome component homolog isoform X2, which translates to MAAVPEEQVGPGPGPKHREKHKNKKKAAPVDESELLTVPDGWKEPAFTREDNPRGLLEESSFATLFPKYREAYLKECWPLVQKALGEHYVNAALDLIEGSMTVTTTKKTFDPYAIIRARDLIKLLARSVPFEQAVRILQDDVACDIIKIGSLVRKRETFIKRRARLLGPKGSTLKALELLTNCYIMVQGNTVSALGPFSGLKEVRKVVLDTMKNIHPIYNIKTLMIKRELAKDPELRTQSWERFLPKFKRKNLKKRKEPKKKNTKKEYTPFPPPQPESQIDKELASGEYFLKERQKKRKQMEEIKAKQADAVKRRQEERNKAFIPPKEKPAVKTKKASTEKKIDIEAIKEKVKNAKKKKLGALPEEEVKLKMAADEKKKKKKK; encoded by the exons ATGGCGGCCGTGCCCGAGGAGCAGGTCGGGCCTGGGCCCGGTCCgaagcacagagaaaagcacaagaacaagaagaaagCGGCGCCAG TTGATGAATCTGAACTTCTCACTGTGCCAGATGGATGGAAAGAGCCAGCCTTTACAAGAGAGGATAATCCCAGAGGGCTGTTGGAAGAAAGCAGTTTTGCAACATTGTTCCCAAAGTATAGAGAAGCATACTTGAAAGAGTGCTGGCCACTTGTCCAGAAAGCCTTGGGGGAACAT TATGTGAACGCAGCGCTGGATCTAATTGAGGGAAGCATGACTGTCACTACCACTAAGAAGACTTTTGATCCATATGCAATCATTAGGGCTAGAGACTTAATAAAACTTCTGGCAAGAAGTGTTCCATTTGAGCAG GCAGTTCGTATCCTTCAGGATGATGTTGCATGTGACATCATTAAGATCGGCTCTCTGGTGAGGAAGAGAGAGACTTTTATAAAAAGAAGAGCACGGCTTCTTGGGCCAAAAGGATCTACTCTGAAG gCCCTGGAACTGTTAACCAACTGTTATATTATGGTGCAAGGCAACACTGTTTCAGCTCTTGGACCCTTTAGTGGGCTAAAAGAG GTTAGAAAAGTTGTTCTGGACACAATGAAGAATATACATCCCATATATAACATCAAG ACTTTGATGATCAAAAGGGAATTAGCAAAAGATCCTGAACTGAGGACACAAAGTTGGGAAAGATTTTTGCCTAAATTCAAGCGGAAGAACTTGAAAAAACGCAAGGAgcccaagaagaaaaatactaagAAGGAGTACACACCGTTCCCACCTCCACAGCCAGAAAGCCAG ATTGATAAAGAATTGGCAAGTGGTGAATACTTCttgaaagaaagacagaagaaacGCAAGCAAATGGAAGAGATAAAG GCAAAGCAAGCAGATGCAGTCAAGAgaagacaagaagaaagaaataaagcttttatcccaccaaaggaaaagccagctgtgaaaacaaagaaag CCTCCACTGAGAAAAAGATTGATATTGAAGCGATCAAAGAAAAGGTAAAGAATGcgaagaagaagaaattaggAGCGCTCCCTGAGGAAGAAGTAAAGTTAAAAATGGcagcagatgaaaagaaaaaaaagaaaaagaagtaa
- the KRR1 gene encoding KRR1 small subunit processome component homolog isoform X1, with protein MAAVPEEQVGPGPGPKHREKHKNKKKAAPAVDESELLTVPDGWKEPAFTREDNPRGLLEESSFATLFPKYREAYLKECWPLVQKALGEHYVNAALDLIEGSMTVTTTKKTFDPYAIIRARDLIKLLARSVPFEQAVRILQDDVACDIIKIGSLVRKRETFIKRRARLLGPKGSTLKALELLTNCYIMVQGNTVSALGPFSGLKEVRKVVLDTMKNIHPIYNIKTLMIKRELAKDPELRTQSWERFLPKFKRKNLKKRKEPKKKNTKKEYTPFPPPQPESQIDKELASGEYFLKERQKKRKQMEEIKAKQADAVKRRQEERNKAFIPPKEKPAVKTKKASTEKKIDIEAIKEKVKNAKKKKLGALPEEEVKLKMAADEKKKKKKK; from the exons ATGGCGGCCGTGCCCGAGGAGCAGGTCGGGCCTGGGCCCGGTCCgaagcacagagaaaagcacaagaacaagaagaaagCGGCGCCAG caGTTGATGAATCTGAACTTCTCACTGTGCCAGATGGATGGAAAGAGCCAGCCTTTACAAGAGAGGATAATCCCAGAGGGCTGTTGGAAGAAAGCAGTTTTGCAACATTGTTCCCAAAGTATAGAGAAGCATACTTGAAAGAGTGCTGGCCACTTGTCCAGAAAGCCTTGGGGGAACAT TATGTGAACGCAGCGCTGGATCTAATTGAGGGAAGCATGACTGTCACTACCACTAAGAAGACTTTTGATCCATATGCAATCATTAGGGCTAGAGACTTAATAAAACTTCTGGCAAGAAGTGTTCCATTTGAGCAG GCAGTTCGTATCCTTCAGGATGATGTTGCATGTGACATCATTAAGATCGGCTCTCTGGTGAGGAAGAGAGAGACTTTTATAAAAAGAAGAGCACGGCTTCTTGGGCCAAAAGGATCTACTCTGAAG gCCCTGGAACTGTTAACCAACTGTTATATTATGGTGCAAGGCAACACTGTTTCAGCTCTTGGACCCTTTAGTGGGCTAAAAGAG GTTAGAAAAGTTGTTCTGGACACAATGAAGAATATACATCCCATATATAACATCAAG ACTTTGATGATCAAAAGGGAATTAGCAAAAGATCCTGAACTGAGGACACAAAGTTGGGAAAGATTTTTGCCTAAATTCAAGCGGAAGAACTTGAAAAAACGCAAGGAgcccaagaagaaaaatactaagAAGGAGTACACACCGTTCCCACCTCCACAGCCAGAAAGCCAG ATTGATAAAGAATTGGCAAGTGGTGAATACTTCttgaaagaaagacagaagaaacGCAAGCAAATGGAAGAGATAAAG GCAAAGCAAGCAGATGCAGTCAAGAgaagacaagaagaaagaaataaagcttttatcccaccaaaggaaaagccagctgtgaaaacaaagaaag CCTCCACTGAGAAAAAGATTGATATTGAAGCGATCAAAGAAAAGGTAAAGAATGcgaagaagaagaaattaggAGCGCTCCCTGAGGAAGAAGTAAAGTTAAAAATGGcagcagatgaaaagaaaaaaaagaaaaagaagtaa